The Microbacterium sp. LWO12-1.2 genome includes a window with the following:
- a CDS encoding LysR substrate-binding domain-containing protein has translation MATQGRRPARRTGGATPARRGKAGAAQKPSSKSRKAAQDKVVFDAPRSTPEEPRIFRLGAVPGATPGRWIDAWKQRMPHVRLELVPISAAQQREALADLDAALVRLPLVDPTLHIIPLYDEVPVVVAGTDSHLLAVDELSTTDLSGEVVIIPGDDVLGLQELPGTVTPNFPTLATTADAIATAASGAGIVIVPMSLARLHHRKDADHRPLIDGPTSTVALVWPRDRTTDDVETFVGIVRGRTANSSR, from the coding sequence ATGGCGACTCAGGGACGGCGACCGGCGCGGCGCACCGGCGGAGCGACGCCTGCGCGTCGCGGCAAGGCGGGGGCCGCGCAGAAGCCCTCCTCGAAATCCCGCAAGGCGGCACAGGACAAGGTCGTGTTCGACGCGCCACGGAGCACTCCGGAGGAGCCGCGGATCTTCCGGCTCGGTGCCGTGCCCGGCGCGACGCCCGGCCGATGGATCGACGCGTGGAAGCAGCGAATGCCCCACGTGCGACTCGAGCTCGTCCCGATCTCGGCCGCGCAGCAGCGCGAGGCACTCGCAGATCTCGATGCGGCGCTGGTCCGGCTGCCGCTGGTCGACCCGACGCTGCACATCATCCCGCTCTACGACGAGGTTCCCGTAGTGGTCGCCGGCACGGACTCGCACCTCTTGGCGGTCGACGAGCTCTCCACGACCGATCTCTCCGGCGAGGTCGTGATCATCCCCGGCGACGACGTACTCGGCCTGCAGGAGCTCCCCGGCACCGTCACCCCGAACTTCCCCACCCTCGCGACCACGGCAGATGCCATCGCGACCGCGGCCTCGGGAGCCGGCATCGTGATCGTGCCGATGTCGCTGGCACGTCTGCACCACCGCAAGGACGCCGACCACCGCCCGCTGATCGACGGACCGACGTCGACCGTGGCCCTGGTCTGGCCGCGCGACCGGACGACCGACGACGTCGAGACCTTCGTGGGCATCGTCCGCGGCCGCACGGCGAACTCCTCGCGCTGA
- a CDS encoding glutamine amidotransferase-related protein, translating to MASLLYVCVRPERGAADAEHASFRRALGVEVVDRLDLLEEALDPARLARYRGVVVGGSPFNVTDSDKDAVQLRVESDLRRIAHRAIDGDVAAFFTCFSIGVVTQMLGGEVTTATPEAASATVIRTTADGAVDPVFGPSSPALTVFTAHKESAVALPAGATLLATNESCPVQAYRVGTHLYTAQFHPEPTPRDFADRMTFYRTTGYFDPEEFDRVQDQVLSASVTEGAALLRRFADTFA from the coding sequence ATGGCTTCGCTTCTCTATGTCTGCGTGCGTCCGGAGCGCGGGGCGGCGGATGCCGAACATGCGTCCTTCCGTCGTGCGCTCGGTGTCGAGGTGGTGGATCGGCTCGATCTGCTGGAAGAAGCCCTCGACCCTGCACGTCTGGCGCGCTACCGGGGCGTCGTCGTCGGCGGCTCTCCGTTCAACGTCACCGACTCCGACAAGGACGCCGTGCAGTTGCGGGTCGAGTCCGATCTGCGACGCATCGCGCATCGGGCGATCGACGGTGACGTCGCCGCGTTCTTCACGTGCTTCAGCATCGGTGTCGTGACGCAGATGCTGGGCGGCGAGGTGACCACCGCGACACCCGAGGCCGCGAGTGCCACGGTGATCCGCACAACGGCCGACGGCGCTGTCGATCCGGTCTTCGGTCCCAGCTCCCCTGCGCTCACCGTCTTCACCGCCCACAAGGAGAGCGCGGTCGCACTGCCCGCCGGCGCCACCCTGCTCGCGACGAACGAGTCCTGCCCCGTGCAGGCGTACCGCGTGGGAACGCACCTGTACACGGCGCAGTTCCACCCGGAGCCCACCCCGCGCGACTTCGCCGACCGGATGACGTTCTACCGCACGACCGGGTACTTCGACCCCGAGGAGTTCGACCGTGTGCAGGACCAGGTGCTGTCGGCATCCGTGACCGAAGGTGCCGCGCTGCTGCGCCGGTTCGCCGACACCTTCGCCTGA
- a CDS encoding glutaminase: MTASALLTQAVHDLAGAPQEGLGEERESRWRGRRIVRVGAAWHLGVLLLTETHALATAEVLRAADPGRRGYTAESARERAARREEALRGGFDQGEVVHVGWSIIDVDAVDAGGSSGPLALIDGVPKVRWSTAGGYMPLEAYLRERVELLRGPVV; the protein is encoded by the coding sequence ATGACGGCATCCGCTCTGCTGACGCAGGCAGTCCACGATCTCGCCGGCGCCCCGCAGGAAGGGCTGGGCGAAGAACGCGAATCCCGGTGGCGCGGTCGCCGCATCGTGCGCGTCGGGGCGGCATGGCACCTGGGCGTGCTGCTGCTCACCGAGACGCACGCCCTTGCGACCGCAGAGGTGCTGCGCGCAGCGGACCCCGGTCGTCGGGGTTACACCGCTGAGTCGGCGCGGGAGCGCGCGGCACGTCGCGAGGAGGCGCTGCGGGGAGGCTTCGACCAGGGCGAGGTCGTGCACGTCGGCTGGAGCATCATCGATGTCGACGCGGTGGACGCCGGTGGATCCTCCGGTCCGCTCGCGCTGATCGACGGTGTGCCGAAGGTGCGTTGGAGCACCGCAGGCGGGTACATGCCGCTGGAGGCATACCTGCGTGAACGGGTCGAGCTGCTGCGGGGTCCCGTGGTCTGA